The genomic segment CGCACCGCCCCTCTGGGCGCGCTTTTATGACCTCGATTCCGGGCGCCCACTGTTCACATCTCGAGACGGTGTCAAGAAAGCGGCGTATGCCGATGTGAGTTACGAGCGTCGGGTGAAGTACAACTGGTACACCAGCGCTGCAACCGAACTACTCACCAAAGAGTATCCCGCTTGGCTGGCCCGTCACAAAGTGGCTGCCCGCTAGAGCCATTGATCAAATGCGCTCTGCCACCGTGGTCATGACTTTGGCGGCTGCCCGCATAAGTTCTTTCACAGGGCGGGGTAGTTCCGCTGCTCCGGCAGCGGTTGCGTCATCCGCATGGCGCAGCTCGTCGCGCTGCATTTGCGCCACGATGGCTCTGGATTCGTGGTCGCCCTCCGGTAGCGTCGACAGATGGCCCTCAAGGTGGGCGCCGACTTGTCGCTCCGTTTCAACGACAAAGCCCAGACTCCATTTGTCGCCCATGCGCCCCGCCAGCAGCCCCAAACCAAAGGCACCCGCGTACCAGAGGGGGTTTAACAAGGACGGACGTGAACCCAATGCATCAAGGCGCTGCGCAGTCCACGCCAAATGATCGGTTTCTTCAATGCAGGCCTTGGTGAAATGCTCACGCAAGCCTTTGTTAGGGGTTGTCAGCGCTTGTGCGGTGTAAAGAGCCTGCGCGCAGACTTCCCCCACATGATTCACCCGCATCAGACCCGCAGATTTCTTTCTGTCAGCATCGCTCAACTCTGTTTTAGAGTCAGGCGAGGTGGGAGATGCCTGCGAAGCGTGTGGGGTAGCGAACAGGGTGCGCAGGGCGGTATCGGCGGCGTTTAAAAGGGAATCCATACAAATGCTCGAGTTTTCGCGTCAAATCAAAGCCAAAGTCTATAGGGAGTGTGAAAAATCGCACTTGACGCTGGTAAAAGGCCCTGTTGCAAGTCAACAACGGTAACCCCAAGGAACCCACCCTTTTTATCGCTTTTCTTTGCCAAAGCCGAATCGGTCTGGTGCAATAGCTCCAACTTCCTGAACAAGGAGGTTGGCCCGGGGTTCCGAACAATCGGTCCGGAGCTCTATGTTTAACCTTGGAGTATTTCTAATGAAAAAGACTTTGATCGCTTTGGCCGTTCTGGCTGCTTCCGGCGCTTCTTTCGCACAAGTTTCCATCACCGGCGAATACGCTTACGGCTGGAACACTTCCAACTCCTCTACCGGTGTTGAGAAGTCCGGTCTGGGCGTGGACACTTCCTTCGTGAAGTTCGCTGCTTCTGAAGACCTGGGTGGTGGCTTGAAGGCTGCTGCCGAAATGTCTTTGGACGGTTTCGCACGTGGTACAGCTACTGGCGGTGACAACTCTTTGACATTGACTGGCGGTTTCGGTCGCATCAAGCTGGCTAACGACAAGGGCGCTGACTACCTGTCCTCCGTTATCGGCGGCATCGCTGGTTTGGACGGCAAAGTGTACGGTGCTCGCACCATCAACGACTCTGTCGCTTACACATCGCCTTCTTTTGGTGGTCTGACCTTCGGTCTGTCCCACACAGAACACACAAACGCACAAGGCTTGGGCGTGGGCGCTGCTTCCAACAACGACCAGCGTAGCAACAGCCTGTCTGCTTCTTACGCAGCTGGCCCATTGGCTGTGACTGGTGCTTTCACTTCTTGGGACAATCAGTCCACCGAAGCAGCAGCTCCTAACAACGCTAAGACACGCGTTCGCGCAAAGGGTTCTTACAACTTCGGCGCTTTCACACTGGGCGCAGGTGTTGTTCAAGTTCAGCGTAACAAGGGCACTACAACCGAGTCCATCTTGGCTGTGACAGCTCCTTTGGGCGCTTTGACACTGGGCTTCGACGTTGGTTCTTCCAAGCGTGAC from the Rhodoferax potami genome contains:
- a CDS encoding porin produces the protein MKKTLIALAVLAASGASFAQVSITGEYAYGWNTSNSSTGVEKSGLGVDTSFVKFAASEDLGGGLKAAAEMSLDGFARGTATGGDNSLTLTGGFGRIKLANDKGADYLSSVIGGIAGLDGKVYGARTINDSVAYTSPSFGGLTFGLSHTEHTNAQGLGVGAASNNDQRSNSLSASYAAGPLAVTGAFTSWDNQSTEAAAPNNAKTRVRAKGSYNFGAFTLGAGVVQVQRNKGTTTESILAVTAPLGALTLGFDVGSSKRDDSGTVANDITKSGYGLKAVYALSKRTSLVGAYTNWDEGGTQRANLTELLVSHTF
- the coq7 gene encoding 2-polyprenyl-3-methyl-6-methoxy-1,4-benzoquinone monooxygenase produces the protein MDSLLNAADTALRTLFATPHASQASPTSPDSKTELSDADRKKSAGLMRVNHVGEVCAQALYTAQALTTPNKGLREHFTKACIEETDHLAWTAQRLDALGSRPSLLNPLWYAGAFGLGLLAGRMGDKWSLGFVVETERQVGAHLEGHLSTLPEGDHESRAIVAQMQRDELRHADDATAAGAAELPRPVKELMRAAAKVMTTVAERI